The segment TTGAATGGGTTTTCTTGAGGTGCAAATATTCACCAAGGTGGAGATCGTTAAAATGTGGTTTGTATTTAACGAATAGTTTATTAAAAGTTTCATGATTTGAAGAAATTTAGTTGGGTTATTCAAATCATTAACCTTCGTTTATAATGTGTAcaattcaaacatatattttttcactttaataatattgatgGCTACTTTGTAGATGTAAGTATATTGTTGAATCACGTAGATATGTGAGTTCTATGATTTACTGCCTTTAGCCataatttttgttcaattcAATGTCTCTTTGAGGGCTGAAAATTTCACAATGGGACACTCACAGAGGATGATGGATTTGATcagaagaaaaaggagaagaaactACAAGCTGCAAAAGTGGAAGGGATGTTCTGGCCGTTGCCCCTGGGAGAATGAGAAGAACCATGGCTGGTCAAACGAAAACAAAGGTAGTGCATATGGGCGAAGAGTTTTCATGCTTAGAGACTTTCTTCGATTTTATGGACCAAACTCAAGTTCCCATTGCCCAAAAGTCCAACAGAAGAAAACCGTAAACAGGATGAAACTTTATACTCTGGCCTTAGGACAAGGtgattggggggggggggggggggggggaagaaATTATTAGGTTCCCTAATATTATTTaggaataatatttatttaaaaatagttacaaaatattacttggGAACATTTAGGTGAAAATAATTTGCTATTTAGGATTAAATATATTGAAGTCCGATTAGagttaataattatatgaatagGACGGCTTTTGGGGATGATTAAAAGAGTTTTTGAAACAATATATTCTGCGAATTGGAGCACCACCGATATTCTCTTGACACACTTTTCAAACAATGTTTCAGAATTATTCCTGTAAAATCAATAAGCatcaaacatataaaagtaatgttataagtatacatttttgaatatatatatatatatatatatatatatatatatatatatatatatatatatatatatatatataattcgatattattttattattaatttaaaattactcaaccgcatgataatatatcatttgtctacttatttatatacttaaaaatgtatatacataattttattaaacgtATAATCTGGGTTTGCAACAGTTTCTAGCACATCCGGAGTATCTGTTTATAAGTTGTCTTGATGAAGAGTCATTCCATTGTATTTTGTACATGTTCATGTTAGTTCTCCATTGAGGACTAGAGAAACATGTCTGACTGCTCTGGAGACTCTCCAAACTTCATGTTGTACGGTAAGCCATGACTCTGCCGTATTGAGATTCTTTGCTTCTTCAATGGCGTCTTCTATTCCAGGGAATGAATTAGATCCATAATCATTATGCTTTGAGGGTGCATAAATCTGCATAGTAAAATAGAAATAGATTCTTTGTGCATTAAAAATCTGCATGTTTTCATGCTGCAGCTTTTATCAAAAACTTTCTgtgagaaaattttataaagcaAAATCGTACCAAATGCTTGTACCATGGCCTTCCAGCGAGTCCATCTCGGTCTGTGAAAGCTCTTTCTGCCATCATTAGTCTGTCATTCAGCTCTCTCACCCTAGAATGTTCTTTTTTCCATATGGATACCCAACCTTTTGATTCAATTATTGCCTAGAGAATCatatttagattatttaaattaacaagAGCATCAGTTGCAGTAAGTTTGAATCATAAGATTTCGTTTGGTACCTTTTTCTCGCTATCAATTTTGATGGCTGCTTTTGCTAGCTCCTCAATAGCCTTGAACAAGGGAATTAAGGTTATGCCCATACCTGAGACCTTGTCCTTCAAATCCTTTGCGCTTTtctattattattgatttgtttttaaattagttttggtTCCagaattgaaataatatttggaTTGAATATACTTATACCTGGAGCTCTGAAACATAGGAGAGATAATTGAAAGGCAAGAACTCCTCATCTGCTAGTCGGAGAGCTACTAAACCCCAAACGCTTGCCGCTGTTTGTTTTTTCATCAAAGAAACAGAAGATAAAAAACTTTGAGTCAATAGGCATGCTTAAATAATACTGCTTGTATAATGTAATAGCTtgtttatattagatttatgaaCAGCTTTGTTGTTCATTAGTCCTGGAATGGTTATAATGAACTGTGAACACTCTGTTTCAATAAGCATGCTTTTCTCTTTACAATCTCATTGTGGGAtggaattttaatcatttatgcCATGGATAAATTTAATGACAAACCTGCAACATGTCTTTGGAACAGTGGATCTCCAAATTTTTTCATCCAGACAAAGTCATCGTACATTGAGTGGTATACCGGGTATCCTGCAAGTGATGCTTACTGATAGTTAGTCATGAGAAGACATGCTTGCTAGAAGATATCATATATTAAGCATCAATTACGCTAGAAGCTAAGACTACATGAGCATTTAGAGTGATTAATTAGTTATGATAAAGCATATAAAAGCTTTTTATACTGTTAAGGATATAGTACTTTGTGTGTGTAATGGTTGAAAGTTCCTTACTGCCAAGACTGAAATTGATTTTTCccataagtttaaattaatttaggtGGTTTTATTACCGGACGGATTCTTTTTGGCTTGTCTTTTGAATCAATTGTTTCATGTCAAAAGCTCATTTTGATGCTACAGTTGGAgttgttttttaattctctaaAGACAATTCTACTGTTCACATTAAAGAAAGCTTGTCCTGCTTGCTCACTACCTTACTCTATCACATGCCTTTAAGTTATcaatacatatatgtatgtgtgtgtatataaaatGTACATATTTTGCAAGAATGCTAACATGTATTATGGGCTCAAGACTTTGAAATGTGTTTTTTACCTTCTCCAAAAGAGAAGTCAGCTGATGGAACACCAATATGCTGCACAAAAGCTGAATAATCTGATCCTCCACCTCCTAATCTTCCAATCTTCATAGACAGAATATGTTACTATTTGTGATCTCTATTATAATGCAAGAATTAAGGAATGATACTAACGGGATGTAAGCTGGGCAAAACTCAAGTCTATTTTTCAGTGCAGGTTATCAAAAAACTGTCTCATCAAGATGATGCAGTTAATGCATTTGGCATAGCACTTACCACTGGAGAGTTACTAGAACCGACCCAGGAATCGTAGACTGTTTGTGATGAGTTATCTGGATCTTTAACCTTCAAAATCAGTTCCAAATTTGATTTAGATGAGCTAAAGAGGCAATAATGAACTTGTCCTACTTAGCACCGATTTGTTTTCAAGAAACAGttagatattaaatatcatgGATGTGATTTGGGGAAATTGAAGTTGCTATAATGCCTAATGGTGCCTAAAGAGTTGGTAGAATTGTATTAAGTAACCTGTTGAGTTGCTTGTTTGAGTAGTTCATCAAGTTGAGGAGTTGCCGAGGCAGAGAATCCAGCGCCATATACAGCAGAGTCAACGTTCAAGTAAGCAACAACCCTTGAAGCTAGCATCTCCCTGTTCTCTTCCACCCATTCAGTTGATCCTATCTGGAAATACAACAGGGGTTATCTTAAATTTCTGTTCTTCTCGGTCACAAACACAGAAAATGGAACagggagagagaaaaagatagaCCAGGCCATACTCCTCAGCATCCCAATTGCACAACACTATAGTCCTTCGAGGTTTCCACCCTCCTTTCCGCAGTTTTTCTAGTCTTTCTGCAAGCTACATTGCACACCCAATAATTGAAATGTGTTATACTTGGTTCTTGTCCAGAGAAGAAACATAATTACCTCCAGAAGAGCAGCAGTGCCACTGTTAGGATCCACAGCTCCAAATGTCCATGCATCTCGATGATTGCCCAGTATCACAAACCTATAAATAGTTTCAGGCATGACAAAATCATACTCTGGTTTACTTAGTCATCATCTATATTCCATATTGATGCTTAAAATACATAATCTTCCCTTTGGTGTCATGCCTATTTAAGTTCTTAACAAATGCTTTCAATTACCATTGATAATCATTTATGAAAGTTCCATATCTTACCGATCAGGCTCCTCTGTACCTGTAATGACACCAATTACATTTTGTATCGTGGCTATGACGCTTTCTCCCTGAAACCAGCACAATTTCGCTTACTActtaatcaataaactaaacttGATTATACTGACAGTTAATTTCGGCAATTTAACTTGTTGAACCTCAATTGCATACTATATACAAAACAATGCGTACAAACGAATCACATGGTAACATTCATCGTTTGTGCACAAATTTATACACGTTGAATAAGCACCTAGTTTTATTGATTGCATACTAACCTTATAACTGAGATTGACAACTCCTGGTCCTGGTCCAATCCGGTAAACAGGGGCATCTTTGTCTCCTTGCCAATCCTGATTGGCCACTTGTCCTTCAACGGACCTCATGATTGTATGGCCATCTTGTGCCGAAATTGGCAGCGAAGGTATACGGGGAATATAACCAGTTTTGTCAACTTCTTCATCAGATATCCTCTCACATCCTTCCGTACTAGCCCATCCAGGTGTAGTCGGGTCGCCCACCCCATCATAAACCGAACCCACTTGAACTCCACTCGGCGGCATCCACTTATCATCTGGAAACCACCTTGCGTCACCACTCCCACCCCCGTAATCCTTCCTATCAGTAAAAATCAAAGCCCCAATCGCACCCGCCTCAAACGCATTATGCACAATGTCCCCCCTGTATATTTTACCATATCTCGCCAACACAACACTGCCTGACACATTCACACCCATTTCCTTCAACATGACGTAGTCTTCAACCCGTCCATAGTTCACATAAACAACAGACCCTGTCGCAGTACCCGACTTCGCATATCCATGAAACGTCGGAAGGACTTGATCGGCAACGTCAGCGTAAGGATCGCCGTCATAAATTTCTTGACGGAGAGAGAAAGTGATGGGAGGGTCCGGTGGGGGACGATTCAGTGATAAAGAACGTGAAACAGGGTAAGTCAGGGACACACCATAGGAAGCAATATGCGCTTTTATATTACAGGAAGTGAATATCGATAAAACATAAGCTGCAGCCTCGGCGTTGGCCTCTGAACCGGCAACATGAGGTCGGCGAGTGAGGGTCCAGAGATGTTGAGCTGCTGAGACGTTGTCAGACAGGGCAGTGGATATGAAAAGAGTATGGTA is part of the Mangifera indica cultivar Alphonso chromosome 13, CATAS_Mindica_2.1, whole genome shotgun sequence genome and harbors:
- the LOC123193824 gene encoding probable glutamate carboxypeptidase LAMP1, whose protein sequence is MASSKKLKSMVKMGIKILLLAVVTSFSFLLFSPPPKSFYHTLFISTALSDNVSAAQHLWTLTRRPHVAGSEANAEAAAYVLSIFTSCNIKAHIASYGVSLTYPVSRSLSLNRPPPDPPITFSLRQEIYDGDPYADVADQVLPTFHGYAKSGTATGSVVYVNYGRVEDYVMLKEMGVNVSGSVVLARYGKIYRGDIVHNAFEAGAIGALIFTDRKDYGGGSGDARWFPDDKWMPPSGVQVGSVYDGVGDPTTPGWASTEGCERISDEEVDKTGYIPRIPSLPISAQDGHTIMRSVEGQVANQDWQGDKDAPVYRIGPGPGVVNLSYKGESVIATIQNVIGVITGTEEPDRFVILGNHRDAWTFGAVDPNSGTAALLELAERLEKLRKGGWKPRRTIVLCNWDAEEYGLIGSTEWVEENREMLASRVVAYLNVDSAVYGAGFSASATPQLDELLKQATQQVKDPDNSSQTVYDSWVGSSNSPVIGRLGGGGSDYSAFVQHIGVPSADFSFGEGYPVYHSMYDDFVWMKKFGDPLFQRHVAAASVWGLVALRLADEEFLPFNYLSYVSELQKSAKDLKDKVSGMGITLIPLFKAIEELAKAAIKIDSEKKAIIESKGWVSIWKKEHSRVRELNDRLMMAERAFTDRDGLAGRPWYKHLIYAPSKHNDYGSNSFPGIEDAIEEAKNLNTAESWLTVQHEVWRVSRAVRHVSLVLNGELT